One region of Chlorobiota bacterium genomic DNA includes:
- a CDS encoding metallophosphoesterase codes for MTHPRNIAIPGGKEIPTLLIEHEQKQQWPNGNGSVVEMEFPGHDVIVISDLHIAEGLHSDGRYTGPENFFYDDALARFLADPTNTARPTVLVINGDFVDFLRIIEVPFDKNGIPIMAQMQQWSTLLTTIGWGGDASPAALRGSVSRRQRKLGLGTSAPQSAWKLWLANHGHQLLFQSLASWLARGNQIVITKGNHDLEWYWPEVRNTLRLILAEHIAANNNNPSSIAQALQQVVLGRLHFIDDALLIEGSLYIEHGHRYDRNARVIGPPTLPMKKVEPELNIPFGSFFNRYLLNRIERLHPFMDNVRPTQNVIPTILRENFWLGIKIIFWHIPLLFRLIRGRYYKAYLRALANYVFRRLIWQAAAVFGPVIIAAILACENWRNQFLYWIGITTTLSSGAGDAIISPGVGDVIIRFFLSAYASYLLGQMVSNIQLMGIDSMTDDEGVQALRRRYPIVTMGHTHNPDQIIEANGHAFFNTGTWIPIVQANSAELRVDRTFTFLRCVRNPAGGLVADGLHCWNDDARRPDNQTVLHRE; via the coding sequence ATGACACACCCACGCAACATCGCAATACCTGGCGGGAAAGAGATTCCCACATTGCTGATTGAGCATGAGCAGAAGCAGCAGTGGCCAAACGGAAACGGCAGCGTTGTGGAGATGGAGTTCCCTGGCCACGATGTTATCGTTATCAGCGATCTCCATATCGCCGAGGGCCTCCATTCCGACGGGCGATATACCGGGCCGGAGAATTTTTTCTACGACGATGCCCTTGCCCGATTCCTTGCTGACCCAACGAACACCGCCCGCCCAACCGTGCTGGTTATCAACGGCGATTTTGTTGACTTCCTTCGGATTATCGAGGTCCCGTTCGACAAGAACGGTATTCCAATTATGGCGCAGATGCAGCAGTGGTCAACGCTGCTAACAACCATCGGCTGGGGGGGGGATGCTTCCCCGGCGGCGTTGCGCGGAAGCGTCTCGCGGCGGCAGCGGAAACTTGGGCTGGGAACCTCGGCCCCGCAATCGGCATGGAAGCTCTGGCTGGCCAATCATGGCCACCAGCTGCTGTTCCAATCGCTGGCCAGTTGGCTGGCGCGCGGGAACCAGATTGTTATCACCAAAGGGAACCACGATTTGGAATGGTACTGGCCGGAAGTGCGGAACACTTTGCGGCTGATTCTTGCCGAGCATATCGCCGCCAACAACAACAATCCATCGTCCATTGCCCAGGCCTTGCAGCAGGTGGTGCTTGGCCGCCTGCATTTTATTGACGACGCGCTGCTGATTGAGGGGAGCCTGTACATCGAGCATGGCCACCGCTACGACCGCAACGCCAGGGTGATTGGCCCCCCGACGCTTCCCATGAAGAAAGTGGAGCCGGAGCTTAACATCCCCTTCGGTTCATTCTTCAACCGCTACTTGCTGAACCGGATCGAGCGATTGCACCCGTTCATGGACAACGTCCGCCCCACGCAGAACGTGATCCCGACAATTTTGCGGGAGAATTTTTGGCTGGGAATCAAGATCATTTTCTGGCATATCCCGCTGCTGTTCCGGCTGATTCGTGGGCGGTACTACAAGGCGTACTTAAGGGCGTTGGCGAACTACGTGTTCAGGCGGTTGATCTGGCAGGCGGCGGCGGTGTTCGGACCGGTGATTATTGCGGCGATACTGGCTTGCGAAAATTGGAGGAATCAATTCCTTTACTGGATTGGAATCACCACGACCCTATCATCCGGCGCGGGGGACGCTATCATATCGCCCGGCGTGGGGGACGTTATCATCCGGTTTTTCCTGAGCGCGTACGCTTCCTACCTGTTGGGGCAGATGGTCTCCAACATCCAACTGATGGGGATTGACTCGATGACCGATGATGAGGGGGTGCAAGCCTTGCGCCGCCGCTACCCGATTGTCACCATGGGCCACACTCACAACCCGGACCAAATCATCGAAGCCAACGGGCACGCCTTTTTCAACACCGGGACCTGGATACCGATTGTGCAAGCCAACAGCGCGGAGCTTCGCGTGGATCGGACCTTCACCTTCCTACGGTGCGTGCGCAACCCCGCCGGGGGATTGGTTGCCGACGGGCTCCATTGCTGGAACGACGATGCCCGCCGCCCCGACAATCAAACAGTGCTGCACCGTGAGTAA
- a CDS encoding GMC family oxidoreductase produces MNHYDAIVIGSGAGGGVMAYRLSQMGLRVLVVERGRYEDPTSFEHNEMEMIPRIYKQGGLQTTADHDVAIMQGCTVGGSTVINNAIWLRPNLDRVLPEWKAAGAELDRAAMEDAYDQLEELLHVTPIAPFDPSSSTNEASSGAKTFLDGAAALGMQGKMLRHNRKDCIGCGWCNYGCRYNRKLSMLVTTIPWAEQLGATVLDSCQNVTIRWKRESDGKLRAEGIDFTRHGKQQTATADAVVACAGAIGSSALLLGSGITANGQVGRRFHALGGVILTAQMPSIANNFDGIGLTSLLLHDDPEIVMETFFAPPGAFSITLPGWFATHIERMERYRYFAQAGVMVATPPNGSITLDKKGNAVINLKFGKDQIGLMKKGMRMLSDLYFAAGAVAVFPGTFRHIDLYHPNDFHRLDQLVQAPDDLILGSAHPQGGSTISRDPATGVVGQQFRVHGFRNLFVADASLFPTNIRANCQATVMALSWMAASHVAQASS; encoded by the coding sequence ATGAACCACTATGATGCTATCGTGATCGGTTCCGGCGCGGGGGGCGGGGTGATGGCCTACCGCTTGTCGCAGATGGGGTTGCGCGTGTTGGTGGTGGAGCGTGGCCGGTACGAGGACCCAACAAGTTTTGAGCATAACGAGATGGAGATGATCCCCCGAATCTACAAGCAGGGGGGCCTGCAAACCACTGCCGACCACGACGTTGCCATTATGCAAGGCTGCACCGTTGGCGGGTCCACGGTGATTAACAACGCAATCTGGCTGCGCCCCAATTTGGACAGGGTGCTTCCGGAATGGAAGGCCGCCGGTGCCGAGCTTGACCGCGCCGCAATGGAGGATGCCTACGATCAGTTGGAAGAACTTCTGCACGTTACTCCAATCGCTCCGTTCGACCCTTCAAGCTCCACGAACGAGGCATCAAGTGGGGCAAAAACATTTCTGGATGGGGCCGCAGCGTTGGGGATGCAAGGGAAGATGCTTCGCCACAACCGGAAGGATTGCATCGGCTGCGGCTGGTGCAACTACGGTTGCCGCTACAACCGGAAGCTCTCGATGCTGGTGACCACCATCCCCTGGGCCGAGCAGCTGGGCGCGACGGTGCTGGATAGTTGCCAGAACGTGACCATCCGTTGGAAACGGGAGAGCGACGGGAAGCTCCGCGCCGAAGGCATTGACTTCACGCGGCACGGGAAACAACAAACCGCCACCGCCGATGCCGTGGTGGCTTGTGCCGGGGCAATCGGTTCGTCGGCGTTGCTGTTGGGAAGCGGCATCACCGCCAACGGGCAGGTGGGCCGGCGGTTCCATGCGTTGGGCGGGGTGATACTCACCGCCCAGATGCCCTCCATCGCCAACAATTTCGACGGCATTGGCCTAACAAGCCTTCTGCTCCATGACGATCCGGAGATTGTGATGGAGACATTTTTTGCCCCGCCCGGTGCTTTCTCCATCACCCTTCCCGGGTGGTTCGCAACGCACATCGAGCGGATGGAGCGTTACCGCTACTTCGCGCAGGCGGGGGTGATGGTGGCCACGCCGCCGAACGGAAGCATCACGCTGGACAAAAAGGGGAACGCCGTCATCAATCTGAAGTTCGGGAAGGACCAGATTGGCCTGATGAAAAAAGGGATGCGGATGTTGTCGGACCTCTATTTCGCCGCAGGTGCGGTGGCGGTGTTCCCGGGGACCTTCCGCCACATTGACCTGTATCACCCCAACGATTTCCACCGGCTGGACCAGCTTGTGCAAGCCCCCGACGATTTGATTTTGGGATCGGCACACCCGCAAGGGGGAAGCACCATCAGCCGCGACCCGGCCACCGGAGTGGTGGGCCAGCAGTTCCGCGTGCATGGCTTCCGCAACCTTTTTGTTGCCGATGCAAGCCTGTTCCCCACCAACATCAGGGCCAATTGCCAGGCCACCGTAATGGCGTTGTCGTGGATGGCCGCCAGCCACGTTGCACAAGCATCATCATAA
- a CDS encoding DUF362 domain-containing protein — protein MGTEHLHPIYSRNSTVHIVTPKQGMDKHATFAAAMEQSGFIQHLLDHWEKSKGGDGKPIPKEQFAIAIKPNIMTASESLADSPVYTDPALVEQLIAAIRAQGFAAIAVVEAQNVYNYSYQRRTVQNVAREICGYTGNGYSIVDLSQETVPFDYGGRLGHGPAGKIWHDADYRISFAKNKSHWQCFFTGCIKNVYGCLPQWDKMRHYHGRGIEFYESAVLIAERLPIHFGFLDAWVSGDGLTGHVRDGNPNRTETFFASDNIFALDWTANEKMEINPAHNYVLQEAMHRWGTIQITRIGDLTPWTPWGNVRPFVVVAMNAMEEFYWLSRFMSRAMASGMDKRFTPVSRWQWFFGILQTITGWLSRLGEKKAPSPNNARRVPA, from the coding sequence ATGGGCACAGAACATCTGCATCCAATTTATTCGCGCAACTCCACCGTCCACATCGTCACGCCAAAGCAGGGGATGGATAAGCACGCGACCTTCGCTGCGGCGATGGAGCAATCGGGGTTCATCCAACACTTGCTGGACCATTGGGAGAAGAGCAAGGGGGGCGATGGGAAGCCGATACCGAAGGAGCAATTCGCCATTGCTATCAAGCCGAACATCATGACGGCTTCGGAATCGCTTGCGGACTCCCCGGTCTATACGGACCCCGCGTTGGTGGAGCAACTGATCGCCGCAATCCGTGCCCAGGGATTCGCGGCCATTGCCGTGGTGGAGGCCCAGAACGTGTACAACTACTCCTACCAACGCCGCACCGTCCAGAACGTGGCTCGCGAAATTTGCGGCTACACCGGCAACGGCTACTCCATCGTGGATCTTTCCCAGGAAACCGTCCCGTTCGATTACGGCGGGCGTTTGGGGCATGGTCCCGCCGGCAAAATCTGGCACGATGCCGACTACCGCATCTCCTTCGCCAAAAACAAAAGCCACTGGCAATGCTTCTTCACCGGATGCATCAAAAACGTCTATGGCTGCTTGCCGCAGTGGGACAAGATGCGCCACTACCACGGCAGGGGGATTGAGTTCTACGAATCCGCCGTGCTGATTGCCGAACGCCTTCCCATCCACTTCGGTTTCCTTGATGCGTGGGTCAGCGGCGACGGGCTTACCGGCCACGTCCGCGACGGAAACCCGAACCGAACGGAGACCTTCTTCGCCAGCGATAACATCTTTGCGCTGGATTGGACCGCCAACGAAAAAATGGAGATCAACCCCGCCCACAACTACGTGCTGCAGGAAGCGATGCACCGCTGGGGGACCATCCAGATCACCCGCATCGGGGACCTTACGCCCTGGACCCCGTGGGGGAACGTCCGCCCGTTCGTGGTGGTGGCGATGAACGCCATGGAGGAATTCTACTGGCTAAGCCGGTTCATGTCGCGGGCGATGGCAAGCGGAATGGATAAACGATTCACGCCGGTTAGCCGGTGGCAATGGTTCTTCGGAATCTTGCAAACCATCACCGGGTGGCTGTCGCGATTGGGGGAGAAGAAGGCACCTTCACCAAACAACGCCAGGAGGGTTCCGGCATGA
- a CDS encoding phosphatase PAP2 family protein, whose translation MTTQQAPPWQLAQQQPQWHARAGAMALRCGVFCATLVLLSGVANAATSGSATGGNGGDEQASKELLADTAFMRTTPAQPADSGAGFFRHLWDDVLRQGAAPFRMDEGDLLWLGGAAAVTAGLIALDEPFDNQVKGIKDDYPWIANTSEIITEFGGNYGIGAAAAFAGYSFLFNDPKGKETSAMLAEALITSGLWTRLGKFLTGRERPSNAYSEGHATGKWYGPLLQCNGNHRFGGPRFDAFPSGHTATVFAIATVFAEQYNQTLVVPVAVYSFATVVGISRTLEHTHWISDVFVGALLGYLCGRDVVASYRPSPPASSSGPAQGGIQWRLSPFLTDQSAGVSFTLSVNSLVR comes from the coding sequence ATGACAACACAACAAGCCCCGCCTTGGCAACTGGCACAACAACAGCCACAATGGCACGCACGCGCTGGCGCAATGGCGCTGCGCTGCGGCGTGTTCTGCGCCACTCTGGTGCTCCTCTCCGGTGTGGCCAATGCGGCCACCAGTGGATCCGCCACCGGTGGAAATGGGGGCGATGAACAAGCCTCAAAAGAACTACTGGCCGATACTGCGTTCATGCGCACCACGCCGGCGCAGCCTGCCGACAGCGGTGCTGGCTTCTTCCGCCACCTTTGGGATGATGTTCTTCGCCAGGGGGCAGCCCCTTTCCGGATGGATGAAGGCGACCTGCTTTGGCTTGGCGGAGCCGCAGCCGTGACCGCCGGCCTGATTGCCCTGGATGAACCGTTTGACAACCAGGTGAAAGGGATAAAAGATGACTATCCGTGGATTGCCAACACCAGCGAGATCATCACCGAGTTCGGGGGCAATTATGGGATTGGCGCGGCGGCGGCATTTGCCGGATACAGTTTCCTGTTCAACGATCCAAAGGGGAAGGAAACATCGGCAATGCTTGCCGAAGCGTTGATAACCTCAGGGCTTTGGACCCGGCTTGGCAAATTCCTAACCGGGCGCGAGCGGCCCAGCAACGCTTATTCCGAAGGGCACGCAACGGGGAAATGGTATGGGCCGTTGCTGCAGTGCAATGGCAACCACCGATTCGGCGGGCCGCGGTTCGATGCGTTCCCGTCGGGCCACACGGCAACAGTGTTTGCGATTGCCACGGTGTTTGCCGAGCAGTACAACCAAACATTGGTGGTTCCGGTGGCTGTTTACAGTTTTGCAACCGTGGTTGGAATCAGCCGGACGCTGGAGCACACGCATTGGATTTCCGATGTGTTCGTGGGGGCGTTGTTGGGCTACCTTTGCGGGCGTGATGTTGTGGCAAGCTATCGCCCTTCGCCCCCTGCTTCTTCCAGTGGCCCGGCCCAAGGGGGAATTCAGTGGCGATTGTCCCCGTTCCTTACAGATCAATCCGCTGGCGTTAGCTTCACGCTCTCCGTAAATTCGCTTGTTCGTTAA
- a CDS encoding phosphatase PAP2 family protein translates to MRFSPIACVLLAILAAPLPAAALAQADGIPAAPFAGTLATSDSSTAASIPPDAPDTTIGAATADQYQLKPFDMITNLPANWWIWTKETFSVESIPTIVWLGALTGMTIHADYESWQQLKRPYDDSHMFREFSNRGVDMGDGKFQFGIAAAFGLYGFIASDQRALRTASQTVEVILSCGAVVQLLKHITGRESPIVTTTPTGRWKFFPNQIEYHKHVPHYDAFPSGHIATALATLTVVADNYPEATWIKYIGYPAVTLVGVGLVATSIHWWSDIPLGLALGWSFGKLVARRQPPSQASANGQPLRSQSPLLSPHPYLGTLSDGTPSIGLYWIW, encoded by the coding sequence ATGAGGTTCTCACCCATTGCGTGCGTGTTGTTGGCGATTCTTGCAGCCCCCCTTCCTGCCGCAGCGCTTGCGCAGGCTGATGGAATCCCTGCCGCCCCTTTTGCCGGGACGCTTGCCACCTCCGATTCATCCACTGCTGCAAGCATCCCTCCCGATGCCCCTGATACCACCATTGGGGCGGCCACCGCGGACCAGTATCAGCTGAAGCCGTTCGACATGATAACGAACCTTCCCGCAAACTGGTGGATATGGACGAAGGAGACGTTCAGCGTTGAGTCCATCCCCACCATTGTGTGGCTTGGGGCATTGACGGGGATGACGATCCATGCCGATTACGAAAGCTGGCAGCAGTTGAAACGCCCCTACGACGACTCCCATATGTTCCGCGAGTTCAGCAACCGGGGGGTTGATATGGGCGATGGAAAGTTCCAGTTCGGGATTGCCGCCGCGTTTGGGCTGTACGGATTTATTGCCAGCGACCAACGTGCGCTCCGGACCGCAAGCCAAACCGTCGAGGTGATCCTAAGCTGCGGCGCGGTGGTGCAACTGCTGAAGCATATCACCGGGCGGGAAAGCCCGATTGTGACAACCACGCCAACGGGGCGGTGGAAATTCTTCCCAAACCAGATTGAGTACCACAAGCACGTCCCGCATTATGATGCCTTTCCGTCGGGCCATATTGCAACGGCACTGGCCACGCTGACCGTTGTGGCCGATAATTACCCGGAAGCAACGTGGATCAAATATATCGGCTACCCAGCGGTGACGCTGGTGGGGGTGGGATTGGTGGCAACCAGCATCCATTGGTGGAGCGATATTCCGCTGGGGCTTGCGTTGGGGTGGTCCTTCGGGAAGTTGGTGGCGCGCCGCCAACCCCCTTCCCAGGCTTCTGCCAATGGCCAGCCGCTCCGGTCCCAAAGTCCCCTTCTTTCCCCACACCCGTATCTTGGCACCCTTAGCGATGGCACACCCTCCATTGGACTTTATTGGATTTGGTAG
- a CDS encoding T9SS type A sorting domain-containing protein gives MIIVPSLLRRFLPVALLLCLVAEFSMAQRNPLPFGRRFILGFPDTVETHAPMLSTPIRGEAQIVLFAESATNVTITGPGYRRNLIVRPDSASVVSLMDPAARAGKVFFDQVNTPASDLFTITADQDVSAYCYFATKDGAEAYAPMPVETWGTEYYVMQTENVRAQNVRLTGDEELTRSPFQAPGQALIIAAEDSTRVTIDGTISIFNNSLMPAYRTVLLNAGEAYLLWTRTDEAGSAATWNSAGTRITATKPVGVIAGNTRAVIRKETYDMLSGNTEKNSTMEWLLPSDAGGYTFAYRKLLSPGLGFGVPLGNVQENLRLFGMQSTSTRITSSLLSGGTTTLSQGQFHSFSRDDNQTPFAVTTDKPAQAMIMTGGFRLTNTLTDSTQGDFSGIRTWRSAMVRAVPQEQWIVSGRFYSPRYPAKLEHCVAIIAEQNAEVQLDGIAVTFPSGGAGRVSDATFRHTWVSVPPGSHRITSTNGRFTAIAFGWMEGFEAYRPVKIKKEHGPALQHPSEYDEFSGVCYAYPVLGKPEAVQGVGEATICSGAPQFLPLTNTGADTMIVTNITLLDPTGRFKLNKPKLPDTLAFGEVLSAAVEFTSATAGEYRATLQYTVKPRNGSRPPSTIDARLVGLLPAATLRAHIGSVVGSPGDTLVAPVMLDDSLDAFTVTGLQLYIRYDTGMVATIPFTKQEVEKMVKGTLLEKWDVRVVGNQPGEIVVAATAKPGTSLADTGRLLNIRLWSFMRLVDPENLIWQDTSSLGFDITVSGPICAQVKGAPGKVQLLVCGLRHRVFVMGEQGYALQPNAPNPFNPSTNLHFSLGLDGPTLIEVLDNNGRAVATLLDAHLPAGNYSLPWNAANVPSGLYYCRIRSGHWQATQRMMVVK, from the coding sequence ATGATTATTGTTCCCAGCCTGCTGCGCCGATTCCTCCCCGTTGCTTTGCTGCTTTGCCTTGTGGCGGAGTTCAGCATGGCGCAGCGCAATCCGCTACCGTTTGGGCGGCGATTTATTCTTGGATTCCCCGACACCGTGGAAACCCACGCGCCGATGCTTAGCACGCCGATTCGTGGCGAGGCGCAGATTGTGCTGTTTGCCGAGTCGGCAACGAACGTCACGATTACCGGGCCGGGCTACCGGCGCAACCTGATTGTCCGCCCCGATTCTGCTTCCGTCGTTTCGCTGATGGACCCGGCGGCACGCGCCGGCAAAGTTTTCTTCGACCAAGTCAATACCCCCGCTTCGGACCTGTTCACTATCACTGCCGACCAAGATGTTTCCGCCTACTGCTACTTTGCCACCAAAGATGGCGCGGAAGCCTACGCGCCGATGCCGGTGGAGACTTGGGGGACGGAGTATTACGTGATGCAAACCGAAAACGTGCGGGCCCAGAACGTGCGGCTGACGGGGGATGAGGAGCTAACAAGGTCGCCATTCCAAGCCCCGGGCCAGGCACTGATTATTGCTGCCGAGGATAGCACCCGCGTCACCATTGATGGGACCATCTCCATCTTCAACAACTCGCTGATGCCCGCCTACCGAACCGTGCTGCTGAATGCAGGGGAAGCCTATCTGCTTTGGACCCGCACCGACGAAGCGGGGAGTGCGGCAACATGGAACAGCGCCGGAACGCGGATCACCGCAACAAAACCTGTTGGTGTTATCGCGGGCAACACCCGGGCAGTGATCCGCAAAGAAACCTACGATATGCTAAGCGGCAACACCGAGAAGAACAGCACGATGGAATGGCTGCTCCCTTCCGATGCCGGGGGCTACACCTTTGCTTATCGGAAGTTGCTTTCGCCGGGATTGGGGTTTGGCGTGCCGTTGGGGAACGTGCAGGAAAACCTTCGGCTGTTTGGGATGCAAAGCACCAGCACCCGAATCACTTCCTCGCTTCTTTCCGGCGGCACAACAACGCTTTCGCAAGGGCAGTTCCATTCCTTCTCCCGCGACGACAACCAAACCCCCTTTGCCGTCACCACCGACAAACCTGCACAGGCGATGATTATGACCGGCGGGTTCCGCCTGACCAACACCCTTACCGACAGCACCCAGGGCGATTTCAGCGGGATACGAACGTGGCGTTCGGCAATGGTGCGGGCCGTGCCGCAGGAACAATGGATTGTGAGCGGGCGGTTCTATTCGCCACGGTATCCCGCCAAGCTGGAGCATTGCGTTGCCATCATTGCCGAGCAGAACGCCGAGGTGCAATTGGATGGAATCGCCGTGACCTTCCCATCCGGAGGGGCCGGAAGGGTCAGCGACGCAACGTTCCGCCACACGTGGGTCAGCGTTCCGCCGGGAAGCCACCGCATCACCTCCACCAACGGGCGCTTCACCGCCATTGCGTTCGGGTGGATGGAGGGGTTCGAGGCCTATCGCCCGGTGAAAATCAAAAAGGAGCATGGTCCTGCGTTGCAGCACCCGTCTGAGTATGACGAGTTCTCCGGCGTCTGCTACGCCTATCCCGTGCTGGGGAAACCGGAGGCGGTGCAAGGCGTTGGGGAGGCCACCATCTGCAGTGGCGCGCCGCAGTTCTTGCCGCTGACTAACACCGGTGCCGACACCATGATCGTCACCAACATCACCTTGCTGGACCCCACCGGGCGGTTCAAGCTCAACAAACCAAAGCTCCCCGATACGTTGGCGTTTGGGGAGGTCCTGAGCGCGGCAGTGGAGTTCACCAGCGCCACCGCAGGGGAGTACCGCGCAACGCTTCAGTACACCGTCAAGCCCAGGAATGGCTCGCGCCCACCTTCCACCATTGATGCGCGGCTGGTGGGGTTGCTTCCCGCTGCCACGCTGCGGGCGCATATCGGATCCGTGGTGGGGTCGCCGGGCGATACGCTGGTTGCGCCGGTGATGCTGGACGACTCGCTGGATGCGTTCACCGTCACCGGGCTGCAACTCTACATCCGGTACGATACCGGCATGGTTGCCACGATTCCGTTCACGAAGCAGGAGGTGGAGAAGATGGTGAAAGGGACGTTGCTTGAGAAGTGGGATGTGCGCGTGGTGGGGAACCAGCCAGGGGAGATTGTTGTGGCCGCAACCGCCAAACCAGGGACATCGCTTGCCGACACCGGGCGGTTGCTGAACATCCGGCTTTGGTCCTTCATGCGGCTGGTGGATCCGGAAAATCTTATCTGGCAAGACACCTCGTCGCTTGGGTTCGACATCACCGTCTCCGGCCCAATTTGCGCGCAGGTGAAGGGCGCGCCGGGGAAGGTCCAGCTGCTGGTGTGCGGGCTGCGGCATCGGGTGTTTGTGATGGGGGAGCAGGGGTACGCGTTGCAGCCAAATGCGCCCAACCCTTTTAATCCATCAACCAACCTCCATTTTTCGCTGGGGCTGGATGGCCCAACGCTGATTGAGGTTCTGGATAACAACGGGCGCGCCGTGGCCACGCTGCTGGACGCGCACTTGCCAGCGGGCAACTACAGCCTTCCGTGGAATGCGGCCAACGTCCCTTCCGGCTTATATTATTGCCGCATCCGCTCTGGCCATTGGCAGGCAACGCAGCGGATGATGGTGGTGAAATAA